One window of the Candidatus Zixiibacteriota bacterium genome contains the following:
- a CDS encoding conserved hypothetical protein (Evidence 4 : Unknown function but conserved in other organisms) has protein sequence MNIFDRLMTLDRRWIFLFVALVCVVTYAIPFTIKLNKSPEVKAVFNFIDTLKPNDVIFVAVDYDPSSLAELHPMFYAIVEQAFRKHVKVIFSALSQNGPAMVDQAIKAVADSVKQDRTYNGVFYKGRQVENGVDYCFLGYKPYPALIILAMGQGFRIPFPTDYYGTPLDSLPMMRSIRNYDQVKCVVELSSGSSSDMWITYGQSRYNFPLALGLTGVMSADYYPYLNSGQVFGIMGGLLGAAQYEALADNPGEALDGMRIQVYAHLVIIIFIIMGNIGFILARRKARKG, from the coding sequence ATGAATATATTTGATCGTTTAATGACCCTGGATCGCCGCTGGATTTTCCTCTTCGTGGCCCTGGTATGCGTGGTCACCTATGCCATACCGTTCACCATTAAGCTGAATAAATCGCCCGAGGTCAAAGCGGTGTTCAATTTTATCGACACCCTTAAGCCGAACGATGTCATTTTCGTGGCGGTCGATTACGACCCCTCTTCTCTGGCCGAACTACATCCGATGTTCTACGCCATTGTGGAACAGGCTTTCCGCAAACACGTGAAAGTCATTTTCTCGGCCCTTTCGCAAAACGGACCGGCTATGGTTGATCAGGCCATCAAGGCTGTCGCCGATTCTGTCAAGCAGGACCGAACCTATAACGGCGTTTTTTATAAGGGGCGTCAGGTCGAAAATGGGGTTGATTACTGTTTTCTCGGCTATAAACCATATCCGGCTCTAATTATTCTGGCTATGGGGCAGGGATTCCGCATACCGTTTCCTACCGACTACTACGGTACTCCGCTCGATTCTCTTCCGATGATGCGCAGTATCCGCAATTATGATCAGGTCAAGTGTGTCGTGGAATTATCTTCGGGAAGTTCCAGCGACATGTGGATTACTTATGGTCAGAGCCGTTACAATTTTCCGCTGGCTCTCGGTTTGACCGGAGTCATGTCGGCCGATTATTATCCCTATCTCAATTCCGGGCAAGTGTTCGGAATCATGGGAGGTCTGCTGGGAGCGGCTCAATATGAGGCTCTGGCCGATAATCCCGGCGAGGCCCTCGACGGGATGAGAATTCAGGTCTATGCCCATCTCGTGATTATCATTTTTATCATTATGGGCAATATCGGTTTCATTCTGGCTCGCCGCAAGGCGAGGAAAGGTTAA
- a CDS encoding conserved membrane hypothetical protein (Evidence 4 : Unknown function but conserved in other organisms) — protein MKRQVPLMLVFTLSLVMIIQYFVPNDFSLDTNEFLLKWIIIIGIFAMALGIWSLIRVSYEKIRRRVPGWQYPIATLLGLAAMIFFGFDYGRHFYTQEGLENYMFTHLFQYIIIPIQATMFSLLAFYIASAAYRAFRARSVLATVLLLAALIVMLRFNPYLGPVGIYLEKTTSWLLNVPNLAAKRAIIIGLGLGAVATALKVMLGIERAYXGXD, from the coding sequence ATGAAAAGACAAGTTCCGTTAATGCTGGTTTTCACCCTGTCATTGGTGATGATTATCCAGTACTTTGTTCCGAATGACTTCTCCTTAGATACCAATGAATTCCTTCTAAAATGGATCATTATCATCGGTATCTTCGCTATGGCCCTGGGCATCTGGTCGTTGATTCGGGTGTCATACGAGAAAATTCGCCGGCGCGTCCCGGGATGGCAATATCCCATTGCTACCCTTCTTGGACTGGCGGCCATGATTTTCTTTGGCTTTGACTACGGCCGACACTTTTATACCCAGGAGGGTCTCGAGAACTACATGTTCACCCATCTGTTCCAGTACATCATCATCCCGATTCAGGCCACCATGTTTTCCCTTCTGGCCTTCTATATCGCTTCCGCCGCCTATCGGGCGTTCCGGGCTCGTTCCGTGCTGGCCACGGTTCTGCTTCTAGCGGCCCTTATCGTGATGCTTCGCTTCAATCCCTATCTGGGTCCGGTCGGAATTTATCTCGAGAAGACAACATCGTGGCTTCTTAACGTTCCCAATCTGGCGGCCAAGCGGGCCATTATCATTGGCCTTGGTCTCGGGGCGGTTGCTACCGCTTTGAAGGTCATGCTGGGAATCGAACGCGCCTATNTGGGCNGGGATTAG